A region from the Deinococcus sp. QL22 genome encodes:
- a CDS encoding ABC transporter substrate-binding protein, whose protein sequence is MKKPQLKIALLSLSALLFAGSALAADPAFPKAPAGKVTLEVWSWVPGLDKTVAAFEKAYPNIDVKVTNLGGGPQTYTKLLTTLKAGTGAPDVAQVEYGFVPSFVDTGGLADLSTLGANNYKKYFVPWTWGQVSPDGKAVFAIPQDTGPFAMVYRDDVMKKYGIAAPKTWAEYEKAAATMYTKSGGKVKMGNFYTTFAPWFMALAWADGAQFFKRDGDSWVQTLNNPSAKKVLNYWHGMIKKGHVGTLQAFTADYWNAAGAGQVASNFEAAWGPGGYAGSMGTKSAGQWRAANIPQWTASNTVRSGNWGGSSSVVTAQSKNKEAALLFSLWLNLSESAISQNWTNGGLFPASDAGLDLAILKDKTKNPSKFFGGQDISSVYARASRGVNVNFQWAPWFPFANDNFNKQMDLMIKGRLTPNQALDAWQRETLAEAKKQGYTVR, encoded by the coding sequence ATGAAGAAACCGCAATTGAAGATCGCCCTGCTCTCCTTGTCCGCTCTCCTCTTTGCCGGAAGTGCCCTCGCTGCCGACCCCGCCTTCCCTAAAGCGCCTGCTGGCAAGGTCACGCTGGAAGTCTGGTCTTGGGTTCCTGGCCTCGATAAAACGGTGGCGGCCTTTGAGAAGGCCTACCCCAACATCGACGTGAAGGTGACCAACCTCGGCGGCGGCCCCCAGACCTACACCAAGCTGCTGACCACCCTGAAGGCCGGAACGGGCGCGCCCGACGTGGCACAGGTGGAATACGGCTTCGTGCCCTCGTTTGTGGATACGGGCGGGCTGGCCGACCTGAGCACCCTCGGAGCCAACAACTACAAGAAGTACTTCGTGCCCTGGACGTGGGGACAGGTCAGCCCCGACGGAAAAGCCGTGTTCGCCATTCCGCAGGACACTGGCCCCTTTGCCATGGTGTACCGCGACGACGTGATGAAGAAGTACGGTATCGCCGCGCCCAAAACTTGGGCCGAGTACGAGAAAGCTGCCGCCACCATGTACACCAAGAGCGGCGGCAAGGTCAAGATGGGCAACTTCTACACTACCTTCGCCCCCTGGTTCATGGCATTGGCCTGGGCCGACGGCGCACAGTTCTTCAAGCGTGACGGCGACAGCTGGGTTCAGACTCTGAACAACCCCAGCGCCAAAAAAGTGCTGAACTACTGGCACGGCATGATCAAGAAAGGCCACGTGGGAACGTTGCAGGCCTTCACCGCCGACTACTGGAACGCTGCCGGAGCCGGGCAGGTCGCTTCTAACTTTGAAGCAGCGTGGGGGCCAGGTGGCTACGCAGGCAGCATGGGAACCAAGAGCGCGGGCCAGTGGCGCGCCGCCAACATCCCGCAGTGGACGGCCAGCAACACCGTCCGCAGCGGCAACTGGGGCGGAAGCTCCAGCGTGGTCACCGCCCAGAGCAAGAACAAGGAGGCCGCCCTGCTGTTTAGCCTCTGGCTGAACCTCTCGGAAAGCGCCATCAGCCAGAACTGGACGAACGGGGGCCTGTTCCCCGCCAGCGACGCGGGTCTCGACCTCGCCATCCTGAAGGACAAGACCAAAAACCCCAGCAAGTTCTTCGGCGGGCAGGACATCAGCAGCGTGTACGCCCGCGCCAGCCGTGGTGTGAACGTGAACTTCCAGTGGGCACCCTGGTTCCCCTTTGCCAACGACAACTTCAATAAGCAAATGGACTTGATGATCAAGGGCCGCCTGACGCCCAACCAGGCCCTCGACGCCTGGCAGCGCGAAACGCTGGCCGAAGCCAAGAAGCAGGGCTATACCGTTCGCTAA
- a CDS encoding DeoR/GlpR family DNA-binding transcription regulator, giving the protein MQARRGEILSLVHQHGELPVSELSKLLGVSEVTVRSDLQVLAGAGQLRRTRGGARLPLDVRGEAPLEETRHRHADAKRRIGRAAAAMVQDDETVFLDVGSSTTEVARSLSPMLRNVTVVTPGLNIALELERLPNLRVIVTGGTLRALQHSLVSPYALEVLRHIHADRLFLGCNGVDAVQGITNANHEEAEVKRAMVAQSRLVVVVADPSKLGVVSRAHIAPASRVTTLITARHATGPPADLLALISDVQIV; this is encoded by the coding sequence ATACAGGCGCGTCGGGGCGAAATTTTGTCGTTGGTGCATCAGCATGGAGAGTTGCCGGTTTCGGAACTTTCAAAACTGCTGGGGGTGTCTGAGGTGACGGTGCGCAGCGACCTGCAAGTGCTGGCCGGAGCAGGACAACTGCGCCGCACGCGAGGTGGGGCCAGATTGCCGCTCGACGTGCGCGGTGAAGCTCCCCTCGAAGAAACCCGCCATCGCCACGCCGACGCCAAACGCCGTATAGGTCGGGCTGCCGCCGCGATGGTGCAAGACGATGAAACCGTGTTTTTGGATGTGGGCAGTAGTACCACCGAAGTCGCCCGTTCTCTGTCGCCCATGCTCCGCAACGTTACCGTCGTTACGCCGGGGCTCAATATCGCGCTGGAACTCGAACGCCTGCCCAACCTGCGTGTGATCGTCACGGGCGGCACGCTGCGGGCCTTGCAGCACAGCCTCGTCAGCCCTTATGCCCTGGAAGTCCTGCGCCACATTCATGCCGATCGGCTGTTTTTGGGTTGCAACGGGGTAGACGCCGTACAGGGCATCACCAACGCCAACCACGAAGAAGCCGAAGTGAAGCGGGCAATGGTGGCCCAGTCGCGTCTGGTGGTGGTGGTGGCCGATCCCAGCAAACTCGGCGTGGTCAGCCGGGCGCACATCGCCCCAGCCAGCCGTGTGACGACCCTGATTACTGCCCGCCACGCCACCGGGCCGCCAGCCGATCTGTTGGCCCTGATTTCCGACGTTCAAATTGTCTGA
- a CDS encoding MATE family efflux transporter — protein MTSDRPSAPQRASSSPGQNGVVGAEIRALLTLAAPVIGSQFATNALALVGTAVVGRLGAAQLAAAAYASASYYLGFIVLLGVMLSVAPRVAAAAGAGDPVGIAKAFRGGLWLAGLLSAAFLPIAFLAAWGLEQLAPASLRGDLAGDYLRLYALGMPATLVFAALRGGLEGTGNARIVTLVAVAGVALVAVLSPALAFGWGPLPALQLRGAALGSAITSWVLALTLLPLALRRLPRPVLPAGAIRSEVSALARLGWPIGLTLGAEGGLFSVTALLMARFGPDALAAHNVALQVITAVFMLPLGLATATGIRVAQAHGAGQVAAARRSGLVGAGVAIALMAAFSLAYIFAPHLFIGLFVNLRDPTNAALIASASAFLLIATLFQIFDGLQVTANAALRGLQDTRIPLLISLAAYWVVGLGFGSLLAFGLGAGPRGLWFGLTAGLIFAAVALLTRFLHHTRANKVR, from the coding sequence ATGACTTCTGACCGCCCTTCTGCTCCTCAACGTGCATCCAGTTCACCGGGGCAAAATGGCGTGGTAGGTGCAGAAATCCGCGCGCTATTAACGCTGGCCGCCCCCGTGATCGGCTCGCAATTTGCCACCAACGCCCTCGCTTTGGTCGGTACGGCGGTGGTAGGCCGACTGGGGGCAGCGCAACTGGCGGCGGCGGCCTATGCCAGCGCCAGCTATTACCTCGGATTTATCGTGCTGCTGGGCGTGATGTTGTCCGTGGCCCCGCGTGTGGCGGCGGCAGCGGGGGCAGGGGACCCGGTGGGCATCGCCAAGGCCTTCCGTGGTGGGCTGTGGCTGGCAGGCCTACTCTCGGCGGCGTTTTTGCCGATTGCCTTTCTGGCCGCCTGGGGCCTGGAGCAATTGGCCCCGGCAAGCTTACGCGGCGATCTGGCCGGAGATTATCTGCGTCTATACGCGCTGGGAATGCCTGCAACACTGGTGTTTGCAGCCCTGCGCGGCGGTCTGGAAGGCACAGGAAACGCCCGAATCGTCACGCTGGTGGCGGTGGCAGGCGTGGCGCTGGTGGCCGTCCTCAGTCCCGCTCTGGCGTTTGGCTGGGGGCCGCTGCCTGCACTCCAGCTTCGCGGCGCGGCGCTGGGCAGCGCTATCACGTCTTGGGTGCTGGCCCTCACGCTGTTGCCGCTGGCGCTGCGGCGCTTGCCCCGGCCTGTGCTCCCCGCTGGCGCAATCCGCTCAGAGGTGAGCGCGCTGGCCCGCTTGGGCTGGCCCATCGGCCTGACGTTGGGGGCCGAAGGCGGCCTGTTTTCGGTCACGGCCCTGTTGATGGCCCGCTTTGGCCCTGACGCTCTGGCCGCGCACAATGTGGCGCTTCAGGTCATCACCGCTGTCTTTATGCTGCCGCTGGGCCTGGCAACGGCCACCGGAATCCGCGTGGCCCAGGCGCACGGTGCAGGCCAGGTGGCCGCCGCCCGCCGTTCCGGTCTGGTGGGCGCAGGCGTCGCCATCGCTCTGATGGCCGCATTCAGCCTGGCCTATATCTTCGCCCCGCACCTGTTCATCGGCCTGTTCGTCAATCTGCGCGATCCCACCAACGCCGCGCTGATCGCCTCGGCCAGTGCTTTCCTGCTCATCGCCACCCTGTTTCAGATATTTGATGGCCTACAAGTCACGGCCAATGCCGCCCTGCGCGGCCTGCAAGACACGCGCATTCCGCTGCTGATTTCGTTGGCGGCGTATTGGGTCGTGGGCCTCGGCTTCGGCTCGCTGCTGGCGTTTGGGCTGGGCGCCGGCCCACGCGGCCTGTGGTTTGGCCTCACGGCGGGTCTGATCTTTGCAGCGGTGGCCCTGCTCACACGGTTTTTACACCATACGCGGGCCAACAAGGTCCGTTAA
- the paaA gene encoding 1,2-phenylacetyl-CoA epoxidase subunit PaaA, which yields MTQIHTVPASVPVPAALPLETPEQLAAFEARIAAGEKIEPGDWMPAEYRRQLIRMISQHAHSEVVGMLPEGEWISFAPSLKRKLILMAKVQDEAGHGQYLYHAAETLGATREDMVDALLSGKAKYSSIFNYPTHSWADVGMIGWLVDGAAIKNQTMLAGCSYGPYSRAMVRICSEETFHHKQGKEMIVLYAQGTPQQREMAQDALNRWWWPSLMMLGPHDADSPNSGVLAKWGVKLKSNDEVRQEYMNEHVPELLEAGLTIPDANMHQDEQGNWKHGPIDWTEFWAIVKGERGLNKERLGARQQAHTDGAWVRDALDAYAARESGAKRA from the coding sequence ATGACCCAGATCCACACCGTTCCAGCCAGCGTTCCTGTTCCTGCTGCCCTGCCTCTAGAAACGCCCGAACAGTTGGCCGCCTTCGAGGCCCGGATTGCTGCTGGCGAGAAGATTGAACCCGGCGACTGGATGCCTGCCGAATACCGCCGCCAACTGATCCGCATGATTTCGCAGCACGCCCACAGCGAAGTCGTGGGAATGTTGCCGGAAGGCGAGTGGATCAGCTTTGCCCCCAGCCTGAAGCGCAAGCTGATTCTAATGGCGAAGGTGCAGGACGAGGCGGGGCACGGGCAGTACCTCTACCACGCTGCCGAAACCTTGGGCGCGACCCGCGAGGACATGGTGGACGCCCTGCTGAGCGGCAAGGCCAAATACAGCAGCATCTTCAATTATCCCACGCACAGCTGGGCCGACGTGGGTATGATCGGCTGGCTGGTGGACGGTGCGGCGATTAAAAACCAGACCATGCTGGCCGGGTGCAGCTACGGGCCGTACTCGCGGGCCATGGTGCGAATCTGCTCCGAGGAAACGTTTCACCACAAGCAGGGCAAAGAAATGATCGTGCTGTACGCACAGGGCACGCCTCAGCAGCGCGAAATGGCGCAGGACGCCCTGAACCGCTGGTGGTGGCCCAGCCTGATGATGCTTGGCCCACACGACGCCGACAGCCCCAACAGTGGCGTGCTGGCAAAGTGGGGTGTAAAACTCAAGAGCAATGACGAGGTTCGGCAGGAGTACATGAACGAGCATGTGCCAGAGTTGCTGGAAGCGGGTCTGACCATTCCAGACGCCAACATGCATCAGGACGAGCAGGGCAACTGGAAGCACGGCCCGATTGATTGGACGGAGTTCTGGGCCATCGTCAAGGGCGAGCGCGGTCTGAACAAAGAGCGGCTGGGCGCACGTCAGCAGGCGCATACGGACGGCGCTTGGGTGCGTGACGCGCTGGACGCCTACGCCGCGCGGGAGAGCGGAGCCAAGCGAGCGTGA
- a CDS encoding phenylacetic acid degradation protein gives MSELPRWEVFKQDGPGKVHQAVGSVHAGDGQHALFTARSVFARRPAAVSLWVARADHIFALTKQELDAGKGVEAGEGGTFHVFGKKTNRRSMVLGDHLGTLEAGNPQAALDAARAQYGNELLVWWLVPESALVRSVDSADTVESWFAPAKDKTYKQQSSYGVVGQHASAHNRAIRGGDHD, from the coding sequence GTGAGCGAACTCCCCCGCTGGGAAGTATTCAAGCAGGACGGCCCCGGCAAAGTGCATCAGGCGGTGGGAAGCGTCCACGCGGGCGACGGCCAGCACGCCTTATTCACAGCCCGCAGCGTGTTTGCACGGCGTCCGGCGGCCGTGAGCCTGTGGGTGGCCCGCGCCGATCATATTTTCGCGCTAACCAAGCAGGAGCTGGATGCTGGAAAGGGCGTAGAAGCTGGGGAAGGCGGAACTTTTCACGTATTCGGCAAGAAAACCAACCGCCGCTCTATGGTGCTGGGCGACCACCTGGGTACGTTAGAGGCAGGCAACCCGCAAGCCGCGCTGGACGCCGCTCGTGCCCAGTACGGCAATGAGTTGCTGGTGTGGTGGCTGGTGCCTGAATCGGCGCTGGTTCGCAGCGTGGACAGCGCAGACACGGTAGAGAGCTGGTTTGCGCCTGCCAAAGACAAAACCTACAAACAGCAGAGCAGTTACGGCGTGGTGGGCCAACATGCCAGCGCTCATAATAGGGCCATTCGGGGTGGCGACCATGACTGA
- the paaC gene encoding 1,2-phenylacetyl-CoA epoxidase subunit PaaC, whose product MTETALTQATLPLSDAVRTALIARFTALADDEITLSHRVAEWTGHAPLLEEDIALANIAQDELGHATLWLGLRATLDGSNADALAYHRDPAEFRNAPLTELPKGDWAVTMVRQYLFDAWEVLWLDSARQSPYVPLAEAAAQALREEKFHLQHTALWVERLALGTPESTRRTQDALTQIWPYALALFDPLPAEADALAAGFLPDVAALKTRWLGLVRGHLEGVGLSIPPSSPLPYSRHQHTEHLAPLLADFQRVAREFPESQVW is encoded by the coding sequence ATGACTGAGACAGCCCTGACTCAAGCAACATTGCCTCTATCCGATGCAGTCAGAACAGCCCTGATCGCCCGCTTCACCGCGCTGGCTGACGACGAAATCACGCTGTCGCACCGGGTAGCCGAGTGGACGGGGCACGCGCCGCTGCTGGAAGAAGACATTGCACTGGCGAACATTGCACAGGATGAACTGGGTCACGCGACGCTGTGGCTGGGGCTGCGGGCCACGCTGGACGGCAGCAACGCCGACGCCCTGGCCTATCACCGTGATCCTGCCGAGTTCCGCAATGCCCCGCTGACCGAGCTGCCCAAAGGCGACTGGGCCGTGACGATGGTTCGCCAGTACCTCTTTGATGCCTGGGAAGTGCTGTGGCTGGATTCGGCCCGCCAGAGTCCGTATGTGCCGCTGGCCGAGGCCGCCGCCCAAGCCCTGCGGGAAGAGAAATTTCACTTGCAACACACGGCGCTGTGGGTGGAACGCCTCGCGCTGGGCACGCCGGAGAGCACGCGGCGCACGCAGGACGCTTTAACCCAGATTTGGCCCTACGCTTTGGCCCTGTTTGACCCGCTGCCTGCCGAAGCCGACGCGCTAGCTGCTGGCTTCCTGCCCGATGTAGCCGCCCTAAAAACCCGCTGGCTGGGGCTGGTGCGCGGACATTTGGAAGGCGTGGGCCTCAGCATTCCGCCCAGCTCTCCCCTGCCCTACAGCCGCCACCAACACACCGAACACCTCGCGCCGCTACTGGCCGATTTTCAGCGTGTGGCGCGAGAATTCCCTGAATCTCAGGTATGGTGA
- the paaD gene encoding 1,2-phenylacetyl-CoA epoxidase subunit PaaD yields the protein MTAQLTQTYWDALRGVADPEIPVVNIVEMGMVRGVDIGKNGVRVRFTPTFSGCPALHVIRQSITDALAAAGANAVTVENVFSPPWTTDDITPEARAKLETYGIAPPAPNGESSLFMTLEPEAVRCPRCGSFDTRMTASFGSALCKRMYVCQACREPFEGMKSV from the coding sequence ATGACCGCCCAGCTGACTCAAACCTACTGGGACGCCCTACGCGGCGTGGCTGATCCCGAAATCCCGGTGGTGAATATCGTAGAAATGGGGATGGTGCGCGGCGTAGACATTGGAAAAAATGGCGTCCGCGTGCGCTTTACGCCTACCTTTTCCGGCTGCCCTGCCCTACATGTGATCCGGCAGAGCATCACCGACGCTCTGGCCGCTGCCGGGGCCAACGCTGTGACGGTGGAAAACGTGTTCAGCCCGCCGTGGACAACCGACGACATTACGCCTGAAGCCCGCGCCAAGCTGGAAACCTACGGTATCGCGCCGCCCGCGCCCAACGGTGAGTCCAGCCTGTTTATGACGCTGGAGCCGGAAGCTGTGCGCTGCCCCCGCTGCGGCTCCTTCGACACGCGCATGACTGCCTCATTCGGTTCGGCCCTGTGCAAGAGAATGTATGTGTGTCAGGCGTGCAGAGAGCCGTTCGAGGGGATGAAGTCGGTTTAA